One window of Gloeothece citriformis PCC 7424 genomic DNA carries:
- a CDS encoding L,D-transpeptidase, with protein sequence MAKTIYYILFSFVMLNLIGLSGCTSEERQPELQTSQNPPIPVSNSPKPELENKPFTLHINRASKQMTIIDKNGAEVMKVPIGIGRGGLKPKRDMMDLVTPTGELVVDLILYQQETFNQVNPKLQEKYLQSEFREFFGDKQGLKNLFNKMNSIDFDGNKQPDQSYGIAYIGLNSAPSNTVVTGPKMRYADWQGVTKTPYWFSIALHGTPRENTDIGASNSGGCIHVQQTILKKLIENGIVNIGTKVIISDN encoded by the coding sequence ATGGCTAAGACTATTTATTATATTTTATTTTCCTTCGTCATGCTCAACCTGATAGGATTAAGTGGATGTACATCAGAGGAGAGACAACCAGAGTTACAAACTTCTCAAAATCCCCCTATTCCTGTCTCTAATTCTCCCAAACCAGAGCTAGAAAATAAACCTTTTACTTTACACATAAACCGGGCTAGTAAACAGATGACTATTATTGATAAAAATGGGGCAGAAGTGATGAAAGTCCCCATTGGCATAGGACGGGGAGGACTCAAACCAAAGCGGGATATGATGGATTTAGTGACTCCTACGGGTGAATTAGTTGTTGATTTAATTCTTTATCAACAGGAAACTTTTAATCAGGTAAATCCTAAGCTACAGGAAAAATATCTTCAATCTGAATTTAGAGAATTTTTTGGAGATAAACAAGGATTAAAAAACTTATTTAATAAGATGAATTCCATTGATTTTGATGGAAATAAACAACCGGATCAAAGTTATGGAATTGCTTATATTGGCTTAAATTCTGCTCCCTCAAATACAGTCGTAACTGGGCCAAAAATGCGTTATGCTGATTGGCAAGGCGTGACTAAAACTCCCTATTGGTTTTCAATTGCCCTTCATGGTACACCGAGAGAAAATACAGATATAGGCGCGTCTAATTCGGGGGGATGTATTCATGTCCAGCAAACCATTCTCAAAAAATTAATAGAAAATGGCATAGTCAATATAGGCACAAAAGTCATCATTTCCGATAATTAA
- a CDS encoding response regulator transcription factor, giving the protein MPRILVIDDDPAISELVSINLEMAGYDVNQAEDGIKGQALAVQLQPDLIMLDLMLPKVDGFTVCQRLRRDDRTSDIPILMLTALGQTQDKVEGFNAGADDYLTKPFEVEEMLARVRALLRRTDRIPQAAKHSEILNYGPLTLVPERFEAIWFNKTVKLTHLEFELLHCLLQRHGQTVSPSDILKEVWGYDPDDDIETIRVHIRHLRTKLEPDPRHPRYIKTVYGAGYCLELPSTEQLTLDSDAAAV; this is encoded by the coding sequence ATGCCCCGAATACTTGTAATCGATGACGACCCTGCAATCTCAGAATTAGTCTCCATCAATTTGGAGATGGCTGGTTATGACGTTAACCAAGCTGAAGACGGCATAAAAGGTCAGGCGTTGGCTGTCCAATTACAGCCAGATTTAATTATGCTCGATCTAATGTTACCGAAAGTGGATGGATTTACAGTTTGTCAGCGACTGCGCCGGGATGACCGGACATCAGACATTCCCATCCTTATGTTAACGGCGTTAGGTCAAACTCAGGATAAAGTAGAAGGCTTCAATGCGGGGGCGGATGATTATCTGACTAAACCCTTTGAAGTCGAAGAAATGCTGGCTAGAGTTAGAGCCTTGCTTCGGCGAACTGATCGTATTCCTCAAGCCGCCAAACATTCTGAGATTCTCAATTATGGCCCTTTAACCCTCGTTCCCGAACGATTTGAGGCCATTTGGTTTAATAAGACCGTGAAATTAACTCATTTGGAGTTTGAGTTACTCCATTGCTTGTTACAACGTCATGGTCAAACAGTCTCGCCTAGTGATATCCTCAAAGAAGTTTGGGGATATGATCCAGATGACGATATAGAAACCATTCGAGTTCATATTCGTCATTTGCGAACCAAACTAGAACCCGATCCGAGACATCCACGTTACATTAAAACAGTCTATGGTGCTGGTTATTGCCTGGAGTTACCTAGCACTGAACAGTTAACCCTCGATTCTGATGCAGCAGCAGTCTAA
- the ispD gene encoding 2-C-methyl-D-erythritol 4-phosphate cytidylyltransferase: MYLLIPAAGMGKRMGSDRNKLLLTLMGKPLLAWTLQAAEASQKITWIGVIGQSYDFPDFKTMISQVSLTKPVQLIQGGDTRQESVYNGLQALPSEAKRVLIHDGARCLATPELFDRCAEALLNCQGLIAAIPVKDTIKIVDDKGYIQDTPDRRQLWAAQTPQGFEVELLKHCHAQGRTLGWEVTDDAALFEKCQFPVQIVEGEETNLKVTTPVDLTIAEFILRQRLTPQ; encoded by the coding sequence ATGTATCTATTAATTCCCGCAGCCGGTATGGGAAAACGGATGGGAAGCGATCGCAATAAACTTTTACTCACCCTGATGGGTAAACCCTTATTAGCCTGGACATTACAAGCAGCAGAAGCGTCTCAAAAAATAACTTGGATTGGAGTAATAGGACAATCCTATGACTTTCCTGATTTTAAAACAATGATTAGCCAAGTGTCTTTGACTAAACCCGTCCAATTGATCCAAGGGGGAGATACTCGTCAAGAATCAGTATACAACGGCTTACAAGCTTTACCCTCTGAGGCAAAAAGGGTATTAATTCATGATGGGGCCCGATGTTTAGCCACTCCGGAATTATTCGATCGCTGTGCAGAAGCATTACTCAATTGTCAAGGACTAATTGCAGCCATCCCGGTTAAAGATACGATCAAAATTGTTGATGATAAGGGTTATATTCAAGATACCCCCGATCGTCGCCAATTGTGGGCGGCTCAAACTCCCCAAGGATTTGAAGTAGAGTTATTAAAGCATTGTCACGCTCAAGGACGAACATTAGGATGGGAAGTCACCGATGATGCGGCTTTATTTGAAAAATGCCAATTCCCTGTCCAAATTGTAGAAGGAGAAGAAACTAATCTGAAAGTGACTACACCGGTTGATTTGACTATTGCTGAATTTATTCTCCGTCAACGTTTAACTCCTCAATGA
- a CDS encoding peroxiredoxin, translated as MALAVGTEAPNFTTVNDEGKTVSLSDFKGKVVVLYFYPKDDTPGCTKEAQSFRDNYQEYQTKDMVVLGVSMDDQASHKQFKEKYGLPFNLLVDTDGAITKAYDVEGGGYSKRVTYIIDAEGKIMYVDEKVKTDSHAKDILSTVG; from the coding sequence ATGGCTTTAGCAGTTGGCACAGAAGCCCCCAATTTTACAACCGTTAATGATGAGGGCAAAACCGTTTCCTTGTCTGATTTCAAGGGTAAAGTTGTGGTTTTGTACTTCTATCCGAAAGACGATACTCCGGGATGTACCAAAGAGGCGCAAAGTTTCCGGGATAACTATCAAGAGTATCAAACTAAAGATATGGTGGTATTGGGAGTCAGCATGGATGACCAAGCCTCCCATAAACAGTTTAAAGAAAAATATGGATTGCCTTTTAACTTATTAGTTGACACTGATGGGGCAATTACTAAAGCTTATGATGTCGAAGGGGGTGGTTACTCCAAGCGCGTCACCTATATTATTGATGCCGAAGGAAAAATTATGTATGTAGATGAAAAGGTTAAAACTGACTCTCACGCCAAGGATATTTTAAGTACCGTTGGCTAA
- a CDS encoding phytoene desaturase family protein, translating to MSNTQNTSLDVIIIGSGIGGLTAGALLARYGKKVLICESHSIPGGAAHSFSRQGFKFDSGPSFYCGLGNQRPSLNPLKQVLDLIGESLDVVPYDPLGFYHFPDVTLPIYSDLNAYRQAIAKITPGGAIELERFENRLLSLYDCLKDIPSISLRSDWQILPLLVLKYGGSLIKFLPQLSIINGSVGQIMDQYIQDPWVRRLIDLECFLLSGLKAQGTIAPEVAFMLGERNRAGVEYPKGGSEAIVNALVRGFKRWGGELRLKSHVDKILVEKGKVAGIKLNKGEIIKAKIVISNASLWDTYSQLLNPEDLPADYRVQSLKTPTVESFMHLHLGIKSDGLEGLTGHHVVVHDERKDISEPGNTCMISIPSVWDKTLAPEGHHVIHAYTLEPWQGWERNEHYEEKKKERSQSLYKALEKVIPDIRQRVTLELIGTPLTHAYYLRRYQGTYGPAIAAENGLFPSCYTPISGLYRVGDSTLPGIGVPAVAASGILCANTLVPLAKIWELIH from the coding sequence ATGAGCAACACTCAAAATACAAGTTTAGATGTCATTATTATTGGCAGTGGGATCGGAGGATTAACCGCAGGAGCTTTATTAGCTAGATATGGTAAAAAAGTCTTGATCTGTGAAAGTCATTCTATCCCTGGAGGAGCGGCTCATAGTTTTTCTCGTCAAGGGTTTAAGTTTGATTCTGGGCCGTCTTTTTATTGTGGTTTAGGAAATCAACGTCCTAGTCTTAATCCTCTTAAACAGGTGCTTGATTTAATCGGGGAATCTCTCGATGTTGTGCCTTATGATCCTCTAGGATTTTATCATTTTCCTGATGTTACTTTACCGATTTATAGTGATTTAAATGCCTATCGTCAAGCCATCGCTAAGATTACTCCTGGAGGAGCAATAGAGTTAGAACGATTTGAAAATCGTCTTTTATCTCTTTATGATTGTCTGAAAGATATTCCGTCTATTAGTTTACGGTCTGATTGGCAAATACTCCCTCTTTTAGTTTTAAAATATGGAGGGAGTTTAATTAAGTTTTTGCCTCAATTATCTATCATTAATGGCTCAGTCGGTCAAATTATGGATCAATACATCCAAGATCCTTGGGTGAGAAGATTAATTGATCTAGAATGTTTTTTATTATCCGGATTAAAAGCTCAGGGAACAATTGCCCCAGAAGTGGCTTTTATGTTAGGAGAACGTAACCGCGCCGGCGTAGAATATCCCAAGGGGGGAAGTGAGGCAATTGTTAATGCTTTGGTAAGAGGGTTTAAGCGGTGGGGGGGAGAGTTACGTTTAAAAAGTCATGTTGATAAAATATTAGTGGAAAAGGGGAAAGTTGCCGGAATTAAATTAAACAAGGGAGAAATAATTAAAGCTAAGATTGTAATTTCTAATGCCAGTCTTTGGGATACCTATAGTCAGTTATTAAATCCGGAAGATTTACCAGCAGATTACCGTGTTCAGAGCTTAAAAACGCCAACGGTTGAGAGTTTTATGCACCTTCATCTAGGGATTAAATCGGATGGATTAGAAGGATTAACCGGGCATCATGTCGTGGTTCATGATGAGAGAAAAGATATTAGTGAGCCGGGGAATACTTGTATGATTTCTATTCCCTCAGTTTGGGATAAAACTCTAGCTCCGGAAGGCCATCATGTCATTCATGCTTATACTTTAGAACCTTGGCAAGGATGGGAAAGAAATGAACATTATGAAGAGAAGAAAAAAGAGCGATCGCAATCTTTATATAAAGCCTTAGAAAAAGTTATTCCTGATATTCGTCAACGAGTCACATTAGAATTAATAGGAACTCCTTTAACTCATGCCTATTATTTACGACGATATCAAGGAACTTATGGCCCTGCTATTGCAGCAGAAAACGGGTTATTTCCCAGTTGTTATACTCCCATTTCTGGATTATATCGGGTGGGGGATAGTACCTTACCCGGAATCGGTGTTCCGGCGGTGGCAGCATCAGGTATTTTATGTGCAAATACCCTTGTTCCTTTGGCTAAAATTTGGGAGTTAATTCATTAA
- a CDS encoding heme oxygenase (biliverdin-producing), translating into MSVNLATLLREGTKKAHTAAENVGFVKCFLRGVVEKNSYRKLVTNFYFVYSAMEEEMEKLSQHPIISKIYFPELNRKQALEQDLYFYYGANWRNEVAPSEAGKAYVERIREVAATEPELLIAHSYTRYLGDLSGGQILKKIAQRAMNLDESGLAFYEFENIPDEKAFKHKYRQSLDEMPIDQETAERIVAEANDAFRLNMKMFNELEGNLIKAIGIMLFNTLTRRRTVGSTETELATAEQ; encoded by the coding sequence ATGAGCGTAAATTTAGCAACCCTATTACGGGAAGGAACTAAAAAAGCCCATACAGCAGCAGAAAATGTTGGTTTTGTCAAGTGCTTTTTAAGAGGAGTGGTTGAAAAAAATTCTTATCGAAAGTTGGTGACTAATTTCTATTTCGTTTACTCAGCGATGGAAGAGGAAATGGAAAAATTAAGCCAACATCCCATCATTTCTAAAATCTATTTTCCTGAGTTAAATCGTAAGCAAGCTCTAGAACAAGATTTATACTTCTACTATGGGGCTAATTGGCGCAATGAAGTTGCTCCTTCAGAAGCCGGAAAAGCTTATGTTGAGAGAATTCGAGAAGTAGCTGCGACTGAACCTGAGTTATTAATTGCCCATTCTTATACTCGTTATTTAGGGGATCTTTCCGGAGGACAAATTCTCAAAAAGATTGCTCAACGGGCGATGAATTTAGATGAAAGCGGTTTAGCTTTCTATGAGTTTGAAAATATTCCTGACGAAAAAGCATTTAAGCATAAATATCGTCAATCTCTCGACGAAATGCCGATCGATCAAGAAACCGCCGAACGTATTGTCGCTGAAGCTAATGATGCTTTCCGTCTGAATATGAAAATGTTCAATGAATTAGAAGGCAATTTGATTAAGGCGATCGGGATTATGTTATTTAACACCCTGACTCGTCGTCGTACTGTTGGCAGCACTGAAACCGAATTAGCTACGGCTGAACAATAA
- a CDS encoding 2Fe-2S iron-sulfur cluster-binding protein, protein MTVNVRFLPDDITIEASPGEPMLEVAQRAGVLIPTGCLMGSCHACEVELEDGTPICACISAIPLGTESLTINLACDLLW, encoded by the coding sequence ATGACAGTGAATGTGCGATTTTTACCCGATGATATTACGATTGAAGCGAGTCCCGGAGAACCTATGTTAGAGGTCGCCCAAAGAGCAGGAGTGTTAATTCCTACAGGGTGTTTAATGGGATCTTGTCATGCTTGTGAAGTAGAATTAGAGGATGGAACGCCGATCTGTGCTTGTATTAGTGCAATTCCCCTAGGCACAGAGTCTTTAACGATTAATTTAGCCTGTGATCTTCTTTGGTAA
- the cobQ gene encoding cobyric acid synthase CobQ: MKAIMVVGTTSHAGKSFLTTALCRILARRGWHVTPFKGQNMALNSYVTPTGGEMGFAQAVQAWAAGTAPRVEMNPILLKPQGNMTSQVILMGKVAGQTTASDYYEQYFKPGWEAIASALKRLAFEYDLVICEGAGSPAEINLKHRDLTNMRVAQHLGATTLLVVDIDRGGAFAHVVGTLALLDPEERALIKGIIINKFRGQRSLLDSGIKWLEDYTGIPVLGVIPWSEILFPAEDSLDLFERKTKPNGEININVIRLPRISNFTDFDALESEPTVSLNYLDLSQELGYPDAVIIPGSKTTIQDLSALHTSGMAEKLEQYANAGGIVLGICGGFQMLGRRVLDPNQIEGKQEEFAGLNLLPIETTILPDKITTQRQVFSNHPQSGLPVTGYEIHQGITRLADGVKNLENVGCQALFNDEKLGIVTHSQLVWGCYLHGLFDNGAWRRAWLNFLRHRRGLSALPTGIPNYREQREATLNSVADLVEANVNLSPILSQL; this comes from the coding sequence ATGAAAGCAATTATGGTGGTGGGAACAACCTCCCACGCAGGAAAATCCTTTTTAACGACTGCCCTCTGTCGTATCCTTGCCCGGCGAGGTTGGCACGTAACCCCCTTTAAAGGCCAAAATATGGCGCTCAATTCCTATGTCACTCCTACCGGCGGAGAAATGGGCTTTGCTCAAGCGGTTCAAGCCTGGGCAGCCGGCACAGCCCCAAGAGTAGAAATGAACCCTATCCTACTCAAACCCCAAGGCAATATGACTTCCCAAGTGATCCTCATGGGGAAAGTTGCCGGACAGACCACCGCCTCAGACTATTATGAGCAATATTTTAAACCCGGTTGGGAAGCGATCGCTTCTGCCCTAAAACGATTAGCCTTTGAATATGATTTAGTCATTTGTGAAGGGGCGGGAAGTCCAGCCGAAATTAATCTCAAACATCGAGATTTAACCAATATGCGGGTAGCTCAACATTTGGGCGCGACTACTCTGTTAGTGGTCGACATCGATCGGGGTGGGGCTTTTGCTCATGTCGTCGGCACTCTGGCCTTACTTGACCCGGAAGAACGGGCTTTAATTAAAGGAATTATCATCAATAAGTTTCGCGGACAGCGATCGCTGTTAGACTCTGGGATTAAATGGTTAGAAGACTATACGGGTATTCCTGTCCTCGGAGTCATTCCCTGGAGTGAAATTCTTTTTCCCGCAGAAGATTCTCTTGATTTATTTGAAAGAAAAACGAAACCCAATGGGGAGATTAATATTAATGTGATTCGTCTGCCTCGAATCTCTAATTTTACCGATTTCGATGCTCTAGAATCTGAACCCACCGTTTCCCTGAATTATCTCGATTTATCCCAAGAGTTAGGATATCCTGATGCGGTGATTATTCCCGGCTCAAAAACAACCATACAAGATTTAAGCGCCTTACATACCAGTGGAATGGCAGAAAAATTAGAGCAATACGCCAATGCCGGCGGAATTGTTTTAGGGATTTGTGGAGGGTTTCAAATGTTGGGGCGACGAGTTTTAGATCCTAACCAAATCGAAGGGAAACAAGAAGAGTTTGCCGGCTTAAATTTATTACCTATAGAAACAACCATTCTGCCGGATAAAATCACGACTCAGCGACAAGTGTTTTCTAATCATCCTCAATCCGGTTTACCCGTCACTGGTTATGAAATTCATCAGGGAATTACTCGTTTAGCTGATGGGGTGAAGAACTTGGAAAATGTCGGCTGTCAAGCCTTATTTAATGATGAAAAATTAGGCATAGTGACCCATTCCCAGCTAGTGTGGGGCTGTTATCTTCATGGATTATTTGATAATGGGGCTTGGCGACGAGCTTGGTTAAATTTTTTACGACATCGCCGAGGACTTTCCGCTTTACCCACAGGTATTCCTAATTATCGAGAACAACGAGAAGCCACCTTAAATTCAGTTGCGGATTTAGTGGAAGCTAATGTCAATTTATCCCCGATTTTATCCCAACTCTAA
- a CDS encoding NYN domain-containing protein yields MTAANNCVCLYPKDRLSIFVDGNNMFYAQQKNGWFFDPRRVLEYFTNDPTVNLINAFWYTGLKDSQDQRGFRDALISLGYTVRTKILKEYYDDSSGRYSQKANLDIEIVVDMFNTVDQYDRVILFSGDGDFERAIELLRSKNTHITVVSTEGMIARELRNATDRYIDLNDIRNFIEKTDF; encoded by the coding sequence ATGACGGCTGCTAACAATTGTGTTTGTCTTTATCCAAAAGACCGTCTATCTATTTTTGTTGACGGAAATAATATGTTTTATGCACAACAAAAAAACGGATGGTTTTTTGATCCGAGAAGAGTTTTAGAATATTTTACTAATGATCCTACCGTAAATTTAATTAATGCTTTTTGGTACACCGGATTAAAAGATTCTCAAGATCAGCGAGGATTTAGAGATGCTTTAATCAGTTTAGGATATACGGTAAGAACTAAAATTCTTAAAGAATATTATGATGATAGTTCGGGTCGATATTCCCAAAAAGCTAATTTAGATATAGAAATTGTTGTCGATATGTTTAATACCGTAGATCAATATGACCGAGTAATTTTATTTAGTGGAGATGGAGATTTTGAGCGGGCGATCGAATTATTGAGGTCTAAAAATACTCATATTACGGTTGTGTCTACAGAAGGCATGATTGCTAGAGAGTTAAGAAATGCAACCGATCGCTATATTGATTTAAATGATATTCGGAATTTTATTGAGAAAACTGATTTTTAA
- a CDS encoding Npun_F0494 family protein: MTLSSPQKQQPVHYSSQTVKRAEKALFCSPFHLILFKTMAAQSVPLLFISGQKGIESGYTKKKISEGRAEWELTWLIQVGLLRREVDGQGITDSFRLTPLGRQLLEKWETHEDKLPIPSIWDHLLNFWSRWLSISFFS, translated from the coding sequence ATGACCCTATCATCACCCCAAAAACAACAACCTGTTCACTATTCCTCCCAAACGGTCAAGCGAGCGGAAAAAGCTCTATTTTGCTCCCCCTTTCACTTGATTTTATTTAAAACCATGGCCGCTCAAAGTGTCCCTTTACTCTTCATTAGCGGACAAAAAGGCATCGAAAGCGGATACACAAAAAAGAAAATCTCAGAAGGGAGAGCAGAATGGGAATTAACTTGGCTCATACAAGTCGGATTACTCAGACGAGAAGTCGATGGGCAAGGGATCACCGATAGCTTTCGTCTGACTCCTCTAGGGCGACAACTCCTAGAAAAGTGGGAAACTCATGAAGATAAACTGCCTATTCCTTCAATTTGGGATCATCTCCTCAATTTTTGGAGTCGTTGGCTTTCTATCTCCTTTTTTTCTTGA
- a CDS encoding DinB family protein yields MLDLNYYRLMAEYNQWMNQRLYNICATIPDPERKQERGAFFKSIHGTLDHLLYGDRAWMCRFLNQPFSGNIQELLYSDFEDLRQEREKTDRQLIEWTNQLSTEWLAAPFNYQSKVYQKNRVLPAWMLVVHLFNHQTHHRGQLTALLSQLGYDYGVTDLPWMPYLDEVFNH; encoded by the coding sequence ATGCTTGATCTCAATTATTATCGACTTATGGCGGAGTATAATCAATGGATGAATCAGAGATTATATAATATTTGTGCGACTATTCCCGACCCAGAAAGAAAACAAGAACGAGGAGCTTTTTTTAAATCTATTCATGGCACTCTCGATCATTTATTGTATGGAGATAGGGCATGGATGTGTCGTTTTCTCAATCAACCTTTTTCAGGAAATATTCAAGAATTACTTTATTCTGATTTTGAAGATTTAAGACAAGAAAGAGAAAAAACTGATCGACAACTCATCGAATGGACAAACCAATTATCAACAGAATGGTTGGCTGCTCCTTTTAATTACCAGAGTAAAGTCTATCAAAAAAATAGAGTTTTACCGGCTTGGATGTTAGTCGTTCATCTCTTTAACCATCAAACTCATCATCGAGGACAATTAACCGCTCTCTTGAGTCAGTTGGGTTACGATTATGGGGTTACAGATTTACCCTGGATGCCTTATCTCGATGAAGTTTTCAACCATTAA